TGGGCAGTATGTTCTGTTTCAGGTTCTTGTAGTTGATTTCCTGCCAGATGCGGCTGGCGGTGGCTACCGCTTCTTCCTCGCTCAGGCGGGCATAGTGATGAAAGTAGGAGTCGGGGTTTGAAAACGCCCCCGAGCGCAGCTTGAGAAAGCGCTCCACATACCAGGTTTTCAGCAGCCGCTCGTCGGCGTCCACGTACACTGAGAAATCCACGAAGTCCGACACGAACACGCGATGGGGGTCATGGGGATAGTCCATGCCGCTCTGCAACACGTTCAGCCCCTCGATAATGACGATGTCTGCCTGCTCCACCGCCACCTCCTGCTCGGGCACGATGTCGTAGGTGAGGTGGGAATACACCGGTGCCCGCACGTCCTGTTTGCCCGACTTGATGTCGGACACGAATTGCACCAGGCGGCGCATGTCATAGGACTGGGGAAAGCCCTTCTTTTTCATCAGGCCCCGTCGTTCCAGCTCGGCATTGGGGTAAAGAAAGCCGTCGGTGGTCACCAGGGTTACCCGCGGGTGTTGAGGCCAGCGCTCCAGCAGCGCCTGCAGAATACGCGCCGTGGTACTTTTACCCACCGCCACCGATCCGGCAATGCTGATCACATAGGGCACATGATGCGGGTCATTGCCGAGAAACTGATCCAGCACTCGACTGCGCCGCTGCTTGGCCTTGACATAAAGGTTGAGCAGGCGGGACAGGGGCAGGTAGATGTCCCTTACCTCGGCCAGGGAAACCCGATCGTTCATGCTGCGCAGACGTGCCAGCTCGTCTTCGCTCAGCGGCAATTGCACGGCCTCGCGCAGCTCCGACCAGGTGTGACGGGAAAAGGCCAGGTAGGGGGAATGGGTGTCTGTCTTCATCAAGGGTGTCCTGTGAGTCGCCGACTGACCATACACCAAAGCCAACCTGTTCAACAAGGTAATGGCGGCTCCACCATGGGGTGTAACGTGAGCCGGCTCCCATCCGTTTGCCTCCTTGTCATGATGTGACTGGTGTTTTTTTGCCCGCTCGGTTCGCCGAAG
Above is a genomic segment from Oceanimonas doudoroffii containing:
- the coaA gene encoding type I pantothenate kinase; protein product: MKTDTHSPYLAFSRHTWSELREAVQLPLSEDELARLRSMNDRVSLAEVRDIYLPLSRLLNLYVKAKQRRSRVLDQFLGNDPHHVPYVISIAGSVAVGKSTTARILQALLERWPQHPRVTLVTTDGFLYPNAELERRGLMKKKGFPQSYDMRRLVQFVSDIKSGKQDVRAPVYSHLTYDIVPEQEVAVEQADIVIIEGLNVLQSGMDYPHDPHRVFVSDFVDFSVYVDADERLLKTWYVERFLKLRSGAFSNPDSYFHHYARLSEEEAVATASRIWQEINYKNLKQNILPTRDRAELILTKGQDHQIEQIRLKK